The genomic window TGTCGGAGTCAACTTCTTGTATCCTTTGATTTTGCTAGATGCGGCATCATATGAAGTCAAGACAATAGAATCTGCAGGCATGCCTGTTGTTGATTTCAAGTTTGCATATACGACGGCGTCACCCATTGGCAATTTTGCGTTAGGTGCTTGTAGAGGTTTACCGAATAAGCTAGCCTTGATAGTACTTTCTGTCATCAACTTTGTCATATCAAGAGATATTTGGAAGTTCGGGACTTGAGCTAACGTTGCTGCTAGACTACGTAAATTATCTTCTAAAGTAATCGTATAATCAATCGTACCAGAGCTATTTGCTGTTTCTGTTAGGCTTATCAATTTTCCATCTTTAAGCGGGAAATTAGGGATCATGCTACCCACGGTACCTAACCAACCTAATTTCAATTCTACGGATAAGCTGTTGAAAGGAAGAATGGTTCCTTTGTTCCCGGTCTTGATTAATACCGATAATAAATTTGTGGGTTTACCCGTTTCTGCGTCAACTAAAGCAGCAGCGGATACATCAATTTTCTCTGGTAAATCAATTTTTACGGATTGTCCGTTAAGTGAAACGTTATATTCTTTATAATCACTGAATGTCAGTTTTACGTCATTAACGATCCCTGCGATGAAATCACCCATTCCCGGTGCTATCGCAGAAAAATCCATAGAACTAAGATCCAATTTTAAACTATCAGGAGTAACCGAGATTGGATTTAATTGATCTGCACGTAGGCTTGATACTTGAGGCAAAAATAAAGGGGAATTAATTATGCTTTCGATATTAGGATTTGTGAGAGACATGAAATCAACTCCACTAATTTGCTTTACTTGATCAAAAACGGCAGGAACAATAACTTTAACAACAGCAGCCTTTTCTTTATCTGTTAATTGTTTTTGTTGTTGTGCCATCACTGGGGTGGTAGCCATGAATATAGCGGCTGCCAAACTAATGCATGTAAAGATTTTCTTCATATAAATTTGTTTTAAAGTGTTTTATGACTCTAGCTGGCAAAGTTATTATAAAAATTAAATGCACCAGCGTTTATTATTCATAAAAGTTGGTGCATTTTGCTACTAAAGAAAAGAAATATTCGTCAATAAGCGGATTCATGTACGCCTTTTATGGCCCTGCCGCTTGGCTCGTTCATGTTTTTGAAAGCCGAGTCCCAAGCTAAAGCCTCTGCGGTAGAACACGCTACGCTAGGAATGGAAGGTACGCTTCTCGCTGCGCTTTCGCTGGGGAAATGCTCTTCAAAGATGGAGCGGTAATAATACTCTTCCTTGTTTTGGGGCGGATTGATCGGGAATCGTTTGGCGGCATTCGCCATCTCTTCATCAGTGACCGACTCGGAGGTTATTTTCTTTAATGTATCGATCCAGCCATAGCCTACCCCATCCGAGAATTGCTCTTTTTGCCGCCAAGCGATCTCCTTGGGCAAGCTGTCGGAAAATGCTTCTCGAAGTATCTTCTTCTCGATGATCGTACCCGGGCACATCTTTGCCACCGGATTCAGACGCATGGCCACATCAAGAAACTCTTTATCCAAGAACGGCACTCGTCCTTCTACGCCCCATGCGCAAAGGCTTTTGTTCGCACGCAAGCAATCATATAAATACAATTTGCTTAATTTACGCAGGGTCTCTTCATGGAAAGCCTGTGCATTCGGGGCCTTATGGAAATATAAATATCCCCCGAATACCTCGTCCGCACCCTCGCCGCTTAGTACCATCTTGATACCCATGCTCCGGATCACACGGGCCAATAAATACATGGGGGTAGAGGCTCGGACGGTAGTGACATCATAGGTCTCGATATGATAAATGACATCTCGTAAAGCGTCCAATCCTTCTTGTATCGTATAATGGATCTCATGATGAACCGTACCGATCGCATCCGCTACTTTACGGGCGGCGATCAAGTCCGGGGCATCTTTCAATCCGATGGCGAACGAGTGGAGTTGAGGCCACCATGCGTCCGCTTTCCCATTGGTCTCGATGCGTTTCGCCGCGTATTTCTTGGCGATAGCAGAGGTGATGGAGGAATCCAAACCTCCGGATAGAAGGACGCCGTAAGGGACATCGCTCATCAGTTGGCGTTTGACGGCGGCTTCCAGCGCATCGTGAAGTTGTTGTACGTC from Parabacteroides distasonis ATCC 8503 includes these protein-coding regions:
- the asnB gene encoding asparagine synthase B gives rise to the protein MCGITAIFNIHDGAQALRKQALLMSKRIRHRGPDWSGIYQGKTAILAHERLSIVDPASGGQPLVSPDGKLILCVNGEIYNHQELRERLKGDYEFQTGSDCEVILALYKKKGIDFIEDLNGIFAFALYDEEKGVYLIARDPIGVIPLYIGYDDEGHLMVSSELKGLEGFATHYEPFLPGHYFYSEDRKLTRWYTRDWMDYANVKDNPTDVQQLHDALEAAVKRQLMSDVPYGVLLSGGLDSSITSAIAKKYAAKRIETNGKADAWWPQLHSFAIGLKDAPDLIAARKVADAIGTVHHEIHYTIQEGLDALRDVIYHIETYDVTTVRASTPMYLLARVIRSMGIKMVLSGEGADEVFGGYLYFHKAPNAQAFHEETLRKLSKLYLYDCLRANKSLCAWGVEGRVPFLDKEFLDVAMRLNPVAKMCPGTIIEKKILREAFSDSLPKEIAWRQKEQFSDGVGYGWIDTLKKITSESVTDEEMANAAKRFPINPPQNKEEYYYRSIFEEHFPSESAARSVPSIPSVACSTAEALAWDSAFKNMNEPSGRAIKGVHESAY
- a CDS encoding DUF6383 domain-containing protein, with protein sequence MKKIFTCISLAAAIFMATTPVMAQQQKQLTDKEKAAVVKVIVPAVFDQVKQISGVDFMSLTNPNIESIINSPLFLPQVSSLRADQLNPISVTPDSLKLDLSSMDFSAIAPGMGDFIAGIVNDVKLTFSDYKEYNVSLNGQSVKIDLPEKIDVSAAALVDAETGKPTNLLSVLIKTGNKGTILPFNSLSVELKLGWLGTVGSMIPNFPLKDGKLISLTETANSSGTIDYTITLEDNLRSLAATLAQVPNFQISLDMTKLMTESTIKASLFGKPLQAPNAKLPMGDAVVYANLKSTTGMPADSIVLTSYDAASSKIKGYKKLTPTIGVSGANLVLTTTDSVRADVNTAWTPMSKQIVTMPATMSTAINSIMSSLVNGVISNLKASAETNYTITIDSIYEAKKDEVIRVMEIDATTKVEATSLKDTKMIVDINFLKGSNKENVMNIKATAPTNDTKITVDFSPAVDPKGDGIKENVNMATLYITSDAMGIITDNETISEEVQEVTVSTTASGLYVKNGKGNYVIVNMVGRVVSTGIITSDEQYISTPNMPNGIYMISIDQSKLLRSAHKTTVKFVK